In one Thermaerobacter sp. PB12/4term genomic region, the following are encoded:
- a CDS encoding DUF4260 family protein, whose protein sequence is MARWWLRLEGVLLAVAAVAAYAAGGGGWAAFVAFFVLPGVIGGIPFRRAARRLERDGVQGSAPAQGARGRRRPAGEAPEPLVPRCWFLLYNAAHSTVLPLLLGLGGWWLAGRVYLPLLGWLAYIGLNRALGRGLKLYPYLRSTHLQLEEAPLRPRW, encoded by the coding sequence GTGGCGCGGTGGTGGCTGCGGCTGGAGGGGGTGCTGCTGGCCGTGGCGGCGGTGGCGGCCTACGCGGCCGGCGGCGGCGGCTGGGCGGCCTTTGTCGCGTTCTTCGTCCTGCCCGGGGTGATCGGTGGGATTCCCTTCCGCAGGGCGGCACGGCGCCTGGAGAGGGATGGGGTGCAGGGCTCCGCTCCGGCCCAGGGAGCCCGCGGCCGCCGGCGCCCGGCGGGCGAGGCGCCCGAACCGCTGGTCCCGCGCTGCTGGTTCCTCCTGTACAACGCCGCCCACAGCACGGTGCTGCCGCTGCTCCTGGGCCTTGGGGGATGGTGGCTGGCGGGCCGGGTCTACCTGCCCCTGCTGGGCTGGCTGGCCTACATCGGGCTGAACCGGGCCCTGGGCCGGGGGCTCAAGCTGTACCCCTACCTGCGGTCGACCCACCTGCAGCTGGAAGAGGCGCCCCTCCGGCCCCGCTGGTGA
- a CDS encoding RNA polymerase sigma factor encodes MEGGGYAADIPWRLRHLEPPRPARQPARDRRDAAGTGSAGGAGLGAGKGDGSRVEAAAARAGGFPGRAVTGATLGPGARDTGALPGAASPLRAPSRGPEEDASWEAGLRAGDPAALQRLAEHWAPRLYRYALRLGADPEAAQDLVQDTLVRALGSFRAGRIPGRLGPWLYTILTNRLRDDARSAYRQRVALAAAMPEGPPPWHAGSSPDGAAVDGPGCDPAEVVAWRAGHAARVERLRAALGTLPEPWRQVVVLRILEERPVAEVAAILGMAEGTVKSRLHRALKSLRQALEELDRELEPAGGQGEVTRDDEP; translated from the coding sequence TTGGAAGGCGGCGGGTATGCAGCGGACATCCCATGGCGGCTGCGCCACCTGGAGCCACCGCGCCCCGCGCGGCAACCGGCCCGGGACCGCAGGGACGCGGCCGGCACCGGCTCGGCCGGTGGGGCAGGGCTTGGGGCCGGGAAAGGGGATGGGAGCCGGGTCGAAGCCGCCGCCGCACGGGCTGGCGGGTTTCCCGGACGGGCCGTGACGGGGGCGACCCTTGGCCCTGGGGCTCGAGACACCGGTGCTCTTCCCGGTGCGGCCTCCCCCTTGCGGGCGCCTTCCCGCGGACCGGAGGAGGATGCCTCCTGGGAGGCCGGCCTGCGGGCGGGCGATCCGGCCGCCCTGCAGCGGCTGGCCGAGCACTGGGCACCCCGCCTGTACCGCTATGCCCTCCGCCTGGGAGCGGATCCCGAAGCCGCCCAGGACCTGGTGCAGGACACCCTGGTCCGGGCGCTGGGCAGCTTTCGCGCCGGCCGCATTCCCGGCCGCCTGGGCCCCTGGCTCTACACCATCCTGACGAACCGGCTGCGGGACGATGCCCGCAGCGCGTACCGCCAGCGGGTGGCCCTGGCGGCCGCCATGCCCGAGGGACCTCCACCATGGCACGCCGGATCCTCCCCTGACGGGGCCGCGGTGGACGGCCCCGGCTGCGATCCGGCTGAGGTGGTGGCCTGGCGTGCCGGCCACGCGGCCCGGGTCGAGAGGCTGCGGGCGGCCCTTGGTACCCTGCCGGAACCCTGGCGCCAGGTGGTGGTCCTGCGGATCCTGGAAGAACGCCCGGTGGCCGAGGTGGCGGCCATTCTCGGCATGGCCGAAGGGACCGTCAAGTCCCGCCTGCACCGGGCGCTGAAGAGCCTGCGCCAGGCACTTGAAGAGCTGGACCGGGAGTTGGAACCGGCGGGCGGCCAGGGGGAGGTGACGCGCGATGACGAGCCCTGA
- a CDS encoding ATP-binding cassette domain-containing protein, whose protein sequence is MALTLAGVRRLAWEELVLPSRQPVAVPDTVLAPGVVLVTGPPGAGKSLLLRVLATLAVPRRGQVHYPWPAPGGEPVSFPGAGPGALAVVRGCTGYVPQEGRVARGMKVAAALAYLAALRAVPEPRQAVAAALRRWGLDGAARQRLEELSGGQWRRWLLAQSLLARPALWILDEPARGLDHDGVTLLRAALEEYRAAAAGGRPVWAVVADSEGRLADLADQCLVLPGR, encoded by the coding sequence ATGGCCCTGACCCTGGCCGGAGTGCGGCGCCTGGCGTGGGAGGAGCTGGTCCTGCCGAGCCGGCAGCCGGTGGCGGTCCCTGACACCGTGCTGGCACCAGGGGTGGTGCTGGTCACAGGGCCGCCGGGGGCGGGCAAGTCGCTGTTGCTCCGGGTGCTGGCGACGCTGGCCGTTCCTCGCCGGGGGCAGGTGCACTACCCCTGGCCGGCTCCCGGCGGGGAGCCGGTTTCCTTTCCCGGGGCAGGACCCGGCGCCCTGGCCGTGGTCCGGGGATGCACCGGATACGTGCCCCAGGAAGGCCGCGTGGCCCGGGGGATGAAGGTGGCCGCCGCCCTGGCCTACCTGGCCGCCCTGCGGGCCGTGCCCGAGCCACGGCAGGCGGTGGCCGCGGCCCTCCGGCGGTGGGGCCTGGACGGTGCGGCCCGCCAGCGCCTGGAGGAGCTTTCGGGTGGCCAGTGGCGCCGCTGGTTGCTGGCCCAGAGCCTGCTGGCGCGCCCGGCCCTCTGGATCCTGGACGAACCCGCCCGTGGCCTGGACCATGACGGCGTGACCCTTTTGCGGGCCGCCCTGGAGGAATACCGGGCGGCGGCCGCCGGCGGCCGGCCGGTATGGGCGGTGGTGGCCGACAGCGAGGGGCGGCTGGCCGATCTGGCGGACCAGTGCCTGGTCCTGCCGGGGCGGTGA
- a CDS encoding VanZ family protein encodes MVPIRRNQARRRPGWGWLRALAFGVYLAVLLRVTVFKFPAPLWRNGLDPELLVARWRWSVNLIPFRTIAGYLAGEPSPGVAMQNLAGNVLIFVPWGLLWVWCWPRRASARLVTASALVTSGILETAEFFLGTGSWDVDDLLLNVLGALLGYGAARVARLGFRRA; translated from the coding sequence GTGGTACCCATACGTCGCAACCAGGCCCGGCGGCGGCCGGGGTGGGGCTGGCTGCGGGCACTCGCCTTTGGGGTGTACCTGGCGGTTCTCCTGCGCGTGACGGTGTTCAAGTTTCCGGCGCCGCTGTGGCGTAACGGCTTGGACCCTGAATTGCTCGTGGCCCGCTGGCGCTGGTCCGTTAACCTGATTCCTTTCCGTACCATTGCCGGGTATCTGGCCGGCGAGCCGTCGCCCGGGGTAGCAATGCAAAACCTGGCCGGCAATGTGCTGATCTTCGTGCCGTGGGGGCTCCTTTGGGTCTGGTGCTGGCCGCGGCGGGCATCGGCCCGGCTCGTAACCGCCAGCGCCCTGGTCACCAGCGGCATCCTGGAGACGGCCGAGTTCTTCCTGGGGACTGGGTCGTGGGATGTCGACGATCTACTGCTCAACGTTCTTGGCGCCTTACTGGGCTACGGGGCCGCCCGGGTCGCCCGCCTGGGCTTCAGACGTGCCTGA
- a CDS encoding ATP-binding cassette domain-containing protein: MDATRRAPSRRPGGPAAAATGSAGEETGIRLHLTGVSKIYGRRKVALEDVNLSWGPGVLGLLGPNGAGKSTLLGILATLVEPSRGQVRIGPWTLPRDQHAVRQHLGYLPQEGGWFPQLTVYETLDFAAIFKGIGNPAARRREVEHRLGQVGLLDVHHVRAGRLSGGMRRRLGIAMALLGDPALILLDEPTAGLDPEERVRFRQLLGGLGPERLVIFSTHVVEDIAATCEEVAVIAGGRLRWLGPPQDLAACAAGLVWEVEGSAPEGAVVVSSRREGGTALLRVLAWHRPPGARPAEPRVEDGYVALLRGLAAGRRGGPGDPAGAQRPQRVTGPEAPDREEPAGPAGGGSAGRASGGRGAGSPSGGKGARP; this comes from the coding sequence ATGGACGCGACCCGTCGCGCTCCCTCACGCCGCCCGGGCGGCCCGGCGGCGGCCGCTACGGGCAGCGCGGGAGAGGAAACGGGCATTCGACTGCACCTGACCGGCGTCAGCAAGATATACGGCCGCCGGAAGGTGGCCCTCGAAGACGTGAACCTGTCCTGGGGACCCGGCGTGCTGGGCCTTCTGGGGCCCAACGGAGCCGGCAAGAGCACCCTGCTGGGCATCCTGGCCACCCTGGTGGAACCCAGCCGGGGGCAGGTCCGCATCGGGCCTTGGACCCTGCCCCGGGACCAGCACGCGGTACGCCAGCACCTGGGCTACCTCCCGCAGGAAGGCGGCTGGTTCCCCCAGTTAACGGTCTACGAGACCCTGGACTTCGCTGCTATCTTCAAGGGGATCGGCAACCCCGCCGCCCGCCGGCGGGAGGTCGAGCACCGGCTCGGGCAAGTGGGACTTCTGGACGTGCACCATGTCCGGGCCGGCCGCCTCTCGGGCGGCATGCGCCGGCGCCTGGGCATCGCCATGGCCCTGCTGGGCGATCCCGCCCTGATCCTGCTGGACGAACCCACCGCGGGGCTCGACCCCGAGGAGCGCGTCCGCTTCCGCCAGCTGCTGGGCGGCCTGGGCCCCGAGCGGCTGGTCATCTTCTCCACCCACGTGGTGGAAGACATCGCCGCCACCTGCGAGGAGGTGGCCGTGATCGCCGGCGGGCGGCTGCGCTGGCTGGGACCGCCCCAGGACCTGGCCGCCTGTGCCGCGGGCCTGGTCTGGGAAGTGGAAGGGAGTGCGCCCGAAGGGGCCGTGGTGGTCTCGTCCCGGCGGGAGGGGGGCACCGCCCTGCTGCGGGTGCTGGCATGGCACCGGCCGCCGGGAGCCCGTCCCGCGGAGCCCCGGGTGGAAGACGGCTACGTGGCCCTGCTGCGGGGCCTGGCGGCCGGTCGCAGGGGGGGCCCGGGGGACCCGGCCGGGGCGCAGCGGCCGCAGCGGGTGACCGGTCCGGAGGCGCCGGATAGGGAGGAACCGGCGGGGCCGGCGGGCGGCGGCTCCGCCGGCCGGGCCAGCGGGGGCCGCGGGGCCGGTTCGCCCTCCGGCGGGAAGGGGGCCAGGCCGTGA
- a CDS encoding ABC transporter permease: MSWIASFRTATLFTWTRVRRSWWLPAAAAGGLATGLVTVTQTVAETGAGVLQQAAQFLAFLQVGVMVLAGLAADPERDEDSAAVLWSWPVDKAALVLGRFAGTAPLALLAALAAVLPPAVRIAMLLREAGMGWPHLLAEWGLLAAGIVAGALWAAALGVALGLWLRGLGLFAALLATWLAGVLGPYVLQALFDLFFPLAWLAQWTGSGMLPADFLNVDLTGISEDLPLYLMHRAFYFAAGLAVCGGVALCYRRRRGVAPRPGRWLGWATAVAAGMAVAAGAGLGLQLYGRADAARQELLYYARQGVPAEGEALEPDPAPPYVVSRYDLDLDLRRAPEVRAQVELQLENPGSRPVRDPVLTLRHVFTIEKLEVRASGGGNVQGRRQGDWIRLEGLVLPPGGAVTVSLRYHGRIDQWILPGGYPLRSGLYAEVPAPWRGAHAGRTGTYLPVSYGWYPLPGRVTLASALRLTDPATGGASLWLDEGPALASNGTVRWPGSRPPVVDGDPASFEPAPAAFRITVRHPGHYPVLSNLNAIHRPWGPETTMEGSTTFVHLVGRPLARYEAAGAEIWYPQENPGSLVRARRWAGWLKQARALVGETSTSRIITLPTQGTARINRLFVDPATGVVLEAGDAILVPQQAVEAVLFGSREVVTEAEACLGHAVTSRILRAQEPAAASPPQPGGQEGPCASLAGSPAPDFVQRWVAEASQRQLVAALGQLRQRAAQRPLEPHDLWEVMGP; encoded by the coding sequence GTGAGCTGGATCGCTTCCTTTCGGACGGCAACCCTCTTCACCTGGACCCGGGTGCGGCGCAGCTGGTGGTTGCCAGCCGCCGCGGCCGGCGGCCTGGCCACGGGCCTGGTGACGGTGACCCAGACCGTGGCGGAGACCGGAGCCGGCGTCCTCCAGCAGGCGGCCCAGTTCCTGGCCTTCCTCCAGGTGGGGGTCATGGTGCTGGCAGGGCTGGCGGCCGATCCCGAGAGGGATGAGGACAGCGCCGCGGTGCTGTGGTCCTGGCCGGTGGACAAGGCGGCCCTGGTCCTGGGCAGGTTCGCCGGGACGGCACCCCTGGCGCTGCTGGCGGCCCTGGCGGCGGTGCTGCCGCCGGCGGTACGGATCGCCATGTTGCTCAGGGAAGCCGGAATGGGCTGGCCCCACCTGCTGGCCGAGTGGGGCCTGCTGGCAGCCGGAATCGTTGCGGGTGCCCTGTGGGCCGCCGCCCTGGGCGTGGCCCTGGGCCTGTGGCTCCGGGGTCTGGGGCTGTTTGCGGCCCTTCTGGCCACCTGGCTGGCCGGCGTGCTGGGCCCCTACGTGCTGCAGGCGCTGTTCGACCTTTTCTTTCCCTTGGCCTGGCTCGCCCAGTGGACGGGCTCGGGCATGTTGCCGGCTGACTTCCTTAACGTGGATCTCACGGGTATTTCCGAGGACCTTCCACTGTACCTGATGCACAGGGCTTTCTATTTCGCCGCCGGCCTGGCGGTGTGCGGGGGTGTGGCCCTGTGCTACAGGCGCCGGCGGGGGGTGGCGCCCCGGCCCGGCCGGTGGCTGGGATGGGCGACGGCGGTGGCGGCGGGGATGGCCGTGGCCGCCGGTGCTGGCCTGGGGCTGCAGCTTTACGGCCGGGCTGATGCGGCCCGGCAGGAGCTTCTCTACTACGCCCGGCAGGGGGTGCCGGCAGAAGGGGAGGCGCTGGAACCGGATCCGGCCCCGCCTTACGTGGTCAGCCGCTACGACCTGGACCTGGATCTCCGCCGCGCTCCCGAGGTCCGTGCCCAGGTGGAACTGCAACTGGAGAATCCGGGGTCTCGCCCGGTAAGGGATCCTGTCCTGACGCTGCGCCACGTCTTCACCATCGAGAAGCTGGAAGTGCGGGCTTCGGGCGGCGGGAACGTCCAGGGACGTCGCCAGGGCGACTGGATCCGGCTAGAGGGGCTGGTTCTTCCGCCGGGGGGCGCGGTGACGGTATCCCTGCGCTACCACGGCCGGATCGATCAGTGGATCCTCCCTGGTGGCTACCCCCTGCGGAGCGGTCTGTACGCGGAGGTTCCTGCTCCCTGGCGGGGTGCCCACGCCGGCCGCACGGGGACTTATCTGCCCGTCTCGTACGGCTGGTACCCGCTGCCGGGCCGGGTGACCCTGGCCAGTGCCCTCCGCCTGACGGATCCGGCGACGGGTGGCGCGAGCCTCTGGCTTGATGAAGGCCCCGCCCTGGCCAGCAACGGGACCGTGCGCTGGCCGGGCAGCAGGCCACCGGTGGTGGACGGGGACCCCGCTTCATTTGAACCGGCTCCCGCCGCCTTCCGCATCACCGTCCGGCATCCGGGACACTATCCGGTGCTTTCCAACCTCAATGCCATCCACCGGCCCTGGGGCCCGGAAACCACCATGGAAGGGAGCACGACCTTCGTCCACCTGGTCGGCCGGCCCCTGGCCCGTTACGAGGCGGCAGGGGCCGAGATCTGGTATCCCCAGGAAAACCCTGGGAGCCTGGTGCGTGCCCGCCGGTGGGCGGGATGGTTGAAGCAAGCCCGGGCGCTGGTGGGCGAGACCTCTACGTCCCGGATCATCACCCTGCCGACCCAGGGCACGGCACGGATCAACCGGCTGTTCGTCGATCCCGCCACGGGGGTGGTGCTGGAAGCTGGCGACGCGATTCTCGTGCCGCAGCAAGCGGTCGAAGCCGTTCTGTTCGGATCCCGGGAGGTGGTGACGGAGGCTGAAGCCTGCCTTGGCCATGCCGTCACCAGCCGGATCCTGCGCGCGCAAGAACCGGCCGCGGCATCGCCGCCTCAGCCGGGCGGGCAGGAGGGGCCATGCGCCTCCCTGGCCGGGAGCCCCGCTCCCGATTTCGTCCAGCGCTGGGTAGCCGAGGCCTCCCAGAGGCAATTGGTGGCGGCTCTCGGCCAGCTCCGGCAGCGGGCCGCCCAGCGACCGCTGGAGCCGCACGATCTCTGGGAGGTCATGGGCCCATGA
- a CDS encoding alanine--glyoxylate aminotransferase family protein: MQQPLEIGPGVAGRHGAAAGSPLAAGAGRGAGSGVHPETPIAPGAGMAPGPGFDAASPSGPGSGTALRTSQALAKQPPARPEPVFLSPGPTAVPQEVRVACARQVVLHRSAEFDRVSAAVREGLRRLFRTSGRVVVFPCSGTGALEAAVVNTLSPGDRVLAVVMGLFGDRFAAVAEAYGLEVDRLEVPWGQIPRLEQVLERLEAAGRGAGRPYRAVFLTHSETSTGALLPLEQLVPAIRRAAPEALVLVDMVSSFAAVPVAMDAWGIDVAVTGSQKALMTPPGLGIVALGPRALEAVEQARLPRFTWDVRPYLVGEGDFPYTPAVTLWFGLQAALERIAAEGEENVYRRHRLLSAMVRAGVRALGLEPLARDEEASPTVTAVPLPAGVRPGEVIRRLADDHGVVVVSAQGPLKDRAFRIGHMGALEPADIVTAMAALDAVLGPMLAEAGRPVRAGAAAAAARAVWAQVAGEEVGA; encoded by the coding sequence ATGCAGCAGCCGCTGGAGATCGGACCCGGCGTCGCCGGCCGGCACGGTGCAGCGGCCGGATCGCCCCTGGCAGCCGGTGCGGGCAGGGGCGCGGGTTCGGGTGTCCACCCCGAGACCCCAATTGCCCCAGGAGCCGGCATGGCACCGGGCCCTGGGTTTGACGCCGCCTCCCCGTCCGGTCCGGGATCCGGCACCGCCCTGAGGACCAGTCAGGCGCTGGCCAAGCAGCCGCCGGCGCGCCCCGAGCCGGTGTTCCTGTCGCCGGGTCCCACCGCCGTGCCCCAGGAGGTGCGGGTGGCCTGCGCGCGCCAGGTGGTGCTGCACCGCAGTGCCGAGTTCGACCGGGTCAGCGCCGCCGTGCGGGAAGGACTGCGGCGGCTGTTCCGCACCAGCGGCCGCGTGGTGGTGTTCCCCTGCTCGGGGACGGGGGCCCTGGAGGCGGCGGTGGTCAACACCCTCTCGCCGGGCGACCGGGTGCTGGCGGTGGTGATGGGCCTCTTCGGCGATCGCTTCGCCGCCGTCGCCGAAGCCTACGGCCTGGAGGTCGACCGCCTGGAGGTGCCGTGGGGGCAGATCCCCCGACTGGAGCAAGTGCTAGAGCGGCTGGAGGCCGCGGGCCGCGGCGCGGGCCGGCCTTACCGGGCCGTGTTCCTCACCCACTCGGAGACCTCCACAGGGGCCCTTTTGCCGCTGGAGCAGCTGGTGCCCGCCATCCGCCGAGCGGCGCCCGAGGCCCTGGTGCTGGTCGACATGGTGAGCTCCTTTGCCGCGGTCCCCGTGGCCATGGACGCGTGGGGCATCGACGTGGCGGTGACGGGCTCCCAGAAGGCGCTGATGACGCCGCCCGGCCTGGGCATCGTGGCCCTGGGGCCGCGGGCCCTGGAGGCGGTGGAACAGGCCCGGCTGCCCCGGTTCACCTGGGACGTGCGGCCCTACCTGGTGGGGGAGGGCGACTTCCCCTACACCCCGGCGGTGACCCTCTGGTTCGGCCTGCAGGCGGCCCTGGAGCGGATCGCCGCCGAAGGGGAGGAAAACGTCTACCGCCGGCACCGGCTGCTCTCCGCCATGGTGCGGGCGGGGGTGCGGGCGCTGGGGCTTGAGCCCCTGGCGCGGGACGAGGAGGCCTCCCCCACGGTGACGGCGGTGCCGCTGCCCGCCGGGGTGCGGCCCGGCGAGGTGATCCGCCGCCTGGCGGACGACCACGGCGTGGTGGTGGTCAGCGCCCAGGGGCCCCTCAAGGACCGGGCCTTCCGCATCGGCCACATGGGTGCCCTGGAGCCGGCTGACATCGTGACCGCCATGGCGGCCCTGGACGCCGTGCTGGGGCCCATGCTGGCGGAAGCCGGCCGGCCGGTGCGGGCCGGGGCCGCGGCGGCGGCCGCCCGGGCGGTCTGGGCCCAGGTCGCGGGGGAGGAGGTGGGCGCATGA
- the serA gene encoding phosphoglycerate dehydrogenase, producing MNPRPRVVVADPLPRDGLALLEEHCHLIDAAGASLETLKRDLLPAADALIVRSRVRVTADLIAAAPRLRVIGRAGVGVDNIDLEAATERGIVVVNVADGNTVAVAEHVFALLLALVRRLMPAAASLRQGRWERNRFVGEELRGKVMGLVGFGRIGQEVAQRARAFGMAVLAYDPYVPEARIRQLGAEPVTLDDLLARADVVSVHTPLTPATRNLIDAEALARLRPGAYLIHTARGGIVDEQALYQALVEGRLAGAGLDVFATEPPGESPLLDLPNVVATPHLGGSTREAQAYNARAIAEQVLRALQGQPVRGAVNLPPLSDQDWHAAGPLAPVAELVGLVYREGLGGPLDDLELRVAARDLPSERGFELLAGAVLKGLLTGVVDGPVNVVNAAVLAARRGIALRWRSERHPDLPVPVVELAGGRGPRRAVAGSLSPEGLPRLVHLDGLPLDMVPAPRLLLTRHHDRPGMIGKVGSLLGMGEINIAAMQVARRQVRGEAIMVLALDDPVPPPLLAEIRRLPGMEEARLVHVPAALLQPVPRPAPGATAEPAGGDGPARRQGGTGPAPGAAGPPAGMAATPAVQERAG from the coding sequence ATGAACCCAAGGCCCAGGGTGGTGGTGGCCGACCCTTTGCCCCGGGACGGCCTGGCTCTTCTGGAAGAACACTGCCATCTCATCGATGCCGCAGGCGCGAGCCTTGAGACCCTGAAGCGGGACCTCCTGCCCGCCGCCGACGCCCTGATCGTGCGCAGCCGGGTCAGGGTGACCGCGGACCTCATTGCCGCGGCGCCCCGGCTGCGGGTGATCGGCCGGGCGGGGGTGGGGGTCGACAACATCGACCTGGAGGCGGCCACCGAACGGGGCATCGTGGTGGTCAACGTGGCCGACGGCAACACCGTGGCCGTGGCCGAGCACGTCTTCGCCCTGCTGCTGGCCCTGGTCCGGCGCCTCATGCCCGCCGCTGCCTCCCTGCGCCAGGGCCGCTGGGAGCGGAACCGGTTCGTCGGAGAGGAACTGCGCGGCAAGGTGATGGGCCTGGTGGGCTTCGGGCGCATCGGCCAGGAGGTAGCCCAGCGGGCCCGCGCCTTCGGCATGGCCGTGCTGGCCTATGATCCCTACGTGCCCGAGGCCCGCATCCGCCAGCTGGGGGCCGAGCCGGTGACCCTGGACGACCTCTTGGCCCGTGCCGACGTGGTCAGCGTCCACACGCCCCTGACGCCGGCGACCCGGAATCTGATCGATGCCGAGGCCCTGGCCCGCCTGCGCCCGGGCGCTTACCTCATCCACACCGCCCGCGGCGGCATCGTGGACGAACAGGCCCTCTACCAGGCCCTGGTCGAAGGCCGCCTGGCGGGGGCGGGGCTGGATGTGTTCGCCACCGAGCCCCCGGGGGAAAGCCCCCTGCTGGATCTGCCCAACGTGGTGGCCACGCCCCACCTGGGCGGTTCGACCCGGGAAGCCCAGGCCTACAATGCCCGGGCCATCGCCGAGCAGGTGCTGCGTGCCCTCCAGGGCCAGCCGGTGCGGGGCGCCGTCAACCTGCCGCCCCTTTCGGACCAGGACTGGCACGCGGCGGGGCCGCTGGCGCCGGTGGCGGAACTGGTGGGCCTGGTCTACCGCGAGGGGCTGGGCGGCCCGCTGGACGACTTGGAGCTGCGGGTGGCGGCCCGGGATCTGCCCTCGGAGCGGGGCTTCGAGCTGCTGGCGGGTGCCGTTCTCAAGGGCCTGCTGACCGGGGTGGTCGACGGCCCGGTGAACGTCGTCAACGCCGCGGTGCTGGCGGCCCGGCGCGGCATCGCCCTGCGCTGGCGCAGCGAGCGGCACCCCGACCTGCCGGTCCCGGTGGTGGAACTGGCCGGCGGCCGGGGCCCGCGGCGGGCGGTGGCCGGGAGCCTGAGCCCCGAAGGGCTGCCGCGCCTGGTTCATCTGGACGGCCTGCCCCTGGACATGGTGCCGGCGCCCCGGCTGCTGCTCACCCGGCATCACGACCGGCCGGGCATGATCGGCAAGGTGGGCAGCCTGCTGGGCATGGGGGAGATCAACATCGCGGCCATGCAGGTGGCCCGGCGGCAGGTGCGGGGCGAGGCCATCATGGTCCTGGCCCTGGACGATCCCGTGCCCCCGCCCCTGCTGGCGGAGATCCGCCGGCTGCCCGGCATGGAGGAAGCGCGGCTGGTGCACGTGCCGGCGGCCCTGCTCCAGCCGGTGCCCCGGCCCGCACCGGGCGCGACTGCGGAGCCCGCCGGCGGGGACGGGCCGGCCCGGCGCCAGGGAGGGACCGGGCCGGCCCCGGGAGCCGCCGGGCCGCCCGCTGGCATGGCGGCGACCCCGGCCGTGCAGGAGCGGGCGGGCTGA
- a CDS encoding amino acid ABC transporter substrate-binding protein codes for MGRSTGRLPAGAGGEAEVAVEGQRPARRRRRRFGRWAVGASLALALAVLTACGGGGGGTGGGAGAGEGGSSGGAGGAESIKVGIVLPQTGREAKPGTYQLEGIQLAIEQINAAGGIEVAGKQLKVEPVVYDDESDQAKSASLVQRAMEQDKVVAVIGGYSTALGQAESPMADRYQVPWITPGAAASSIFSQGYQYTFGTLAPVSLLGYTTGEFLGWLVDQGKLEKGLAIALVVENTDHGVDYADGIKKWIEEHPGYFEIVVEDTFELGGTDFSGVLQKVKNANADIFLSDAHLEDYITMHRQYVQMGLHHQMISYGARGPEAAAREALGDAVDYIFAGIWWSKELPYPQVKKFVEDYKAKYGREPDSWYAATAYDAMRILAKAIDQADSLDPTAIRDALRQVELTDSLLPGQRLKFPENGQVELPFVIVQNKPGGKVDIVYPEDAATGEAVAPVPAR; via the coding sequence GTGGGACGCAGTACGGGCAGGCTGCCGGCGGGCGCCGGCGGCGAGGCGGAAGTCGCGGTGGAAGGGCAACGCCCGGCCCGCCGGCGGCGGCGCCGGTTCGGCCGCTGGGCGGTGGGGGCAAGTCTGGCCCTGGCGCTGGCGGTGCTGACGGCGTGCGGCGGCGGTGGCGGCGGGACCGGCGGCGGGGCTGGCGCAGGTGAGGGCGGCAGCTCTGGCGGGGCCGGGGGTGCGGAATCCATCAAGGTAGGTATCGTCCTGCCCCAGACGGGGCGGGAGGCCAAGCCCGGCACCTACCAGCTGGAAGGCATCCAGCTGGCCATCGAGCAAATCAACGCGGCCGGCGGGATCGAGGTCGCCGGAAAGCAGCTCAAGGTGGAGCCGGTCGTCTACGACGACGAGTCCGACCAGGCCAAGTCGGCTTCACTGGTACAGCGCGCCATGGAGCAGGACAAGGTGGTGGCGGTGATCGGCGGCTACTCCACCGCCCTGGGCCAGGCGGAGTCGCCCATGGCCGACCGCTACCAGGTGCCCTGGATCACGCCGGGCGCGGCGGCCAGCTCCATCTTCAGCCAGGGATACCAGTACACCTTTGGTACGCTGGCTCCGGTCAGCCTGCTCGGGTACACCACCGGGGAGTTCCTGGGCTGGCTGGTCGACCAGGGCAAGCTGGAGAAGGGCCTGGCCATCGCGCTGGTGGTCGAGAACACCGACCACGGCGTGGACTACGCCGACGGCATCAAGAAGTGGATCGAGGAACACCCCGGCTACTTCGAGATCGTGGTGGAGGATACCTTCGAGCTGGGCGGCACCGACTTCTCCGGCGTCCTGCAGAAGGTGAAGAACGCCAACGCAGACATCTTCCTCTCCGACGCGCACCTGGAAGACTACATCACCATGCACCGGCAGTACGTCCAGATGGGCCTGCATCACCAGATGATCAGCTACGGCGCCCGCGGTCCCGAGGCGGCCGCCCGGGAGGCGCTGGGCGACGCCGTCGACTACATCTTCGCGGGCATCTGGTGGTCCAAGGAACTGCCCTACCCGCAGGTCAAGAAGTTCGTTGAAGATTACAAGGCGAAGTACGGCCGCGAGCCCGACTCCTGGTACGCGGCCACGGCCTACGACGCCATGCGCATCCTGGCCAAGGCCATCGACCAGGCGGACAGCCTGGATCCCACGGCGATCCGCGATGCGCTGCGCCAGGTGGAGCTGACCGACTCGTTGCTGCCCGGCCAGCGGCTGAAGTTCCCCGAGAACGGTCAGGTGGAGCTGCCCTTCGTCATCGTGCAGAACAAGCCCGGCGGTAAGGTCGACATCGTGTACCCCGAGGATGCCGCCACGGGCGAGGCCGTGGCCCCTGTGCCGGCCCGCTGA